A stretch of Spodoptera frugiperda isolate SF20-4 chromosome 6, AGI-APGP_CSIRO_Sfru_2.0, whole genome shotgun sequence DNA encodes these proteins:
- the LOC118270349 gene encoding uncharacterized protein LOC118270349 → MSIGKIKEFDMRSGLWTSYMDRLEMYFKVNKVSDEMKLPTMIASMGDEAYELLVNLASPNKPSELSFVQAGDLMQQHLQPPPSSLAERYRFRQKRQGATEDVATYVAELKKLSRNCKFNTNLNENLRDQFICGLRSDVIRQRLFAENDTINFAEAVKLACSLEAAERDAAVVEGKGASEARSTCSVHALEKCAGRVGQGRGRRVGGAGPVAPTARGRTRPVNVRMTGSAGSVNAGCAACGAANHDFDRCRYRNFVCSKCQNVGHLRRVCPEWKGRRSQENNDGQEKAIRRGFHFGDLDYGTSDEEGVIEDLNLMALNNYKAV, encoded by the coding sequence ATGTCGATTGGTAAAATCAAAGAGTTCGACATGCGGTCGGGGTTATGGACGTCTTATATGGACAGACTTGAGATGTACTTCAAGGTGAACAAGGTCTCGGACGAAATGAAGTTACCGACGATGATTGCTAGTATGGGGGATGAAGCTTACGAGTTGCTGGTTAATCTCGCTAGTCCAAACAAGCCTTCGGAATTATCTTTCGTACAAGCTGGTGATTTGATGCAACAACACTTACAACCGCCGCCATCTTCGTTAGCGGAAAGATACCGATTTCGACAGAAACGGCAAGGTGCTACGGAGGATGTGGCCACATACGTAGCGGAACTGAAGAAATTGTCGCGGAATTGTAAGTTCAACACCAATTTGAACGAAAACTTACGCGACCAATTTATCTGCGGGCTGCGCAGTGACGTCATTCGGCAGCGGTTATTCGCTGAAAATGACACCATAAATTTTGCGGAGGCGGTCAAGTTGGCGTGTTCGTTAGAAGCAGCGGAGAGGGACGCAGCTGTGGTTGAGGGGAAAGGAGCATCAGAGGCGAGGAGTACGTGCTCGGTCCATGCGCTAGAAAAGTGCGCGGGGCGTGTCGGACAAGGACGCGGGCGCAGAGTTGGCGGAGCGGGACCGGTAGCACCGACAGCTAGAGGCCGCACGCGGCCGGTCAATGTCAGGATGACGGGTTCAGCCGGGTCGGTGAACGCAGGCTGCGCAGCATGCGGGGCGGCGAATCACGATTTTGACAGGTGCCGCTATCGGAACTTTGTGTGCAGCAAATGTCAAAATGTGGGTCACTTGCGGCGGGTGTGTCCTGAGTGGAAAGGTCGAAGGTCGCAGGAAAACAATGACGGTCAAGAAAAAGCGATTAGGCGCGGATTTCATTTCGGAGATCTCGACTACGGGACCAGTGATGAAGAAGGGGTTATCGAAGATCTAAATCTCAtggcattaaataattataaggcG